From a single Myxococcales bacterium genomic region:
- a CDS encoding thiolase family protein has product MREVVIVSACRTAVGKAKRGNLVHTRPDDMAGVVLAEAIKRAGIDPKEVQDVIFGCAMPEGEQGMNLARQAVHCADLPDEMPAFTINRYCCSGIQSMWILHNDIASGMIDIGVAGGAETMSMIPMGGNKIVPNLKLAEKYHKAYVGMGQTAENVAKKYNVSREDQDKFGLESNLKAAKAVAEGRFKAQIVPLKTKIYNGKGGVKEFTFEVDEGPRGDSTYEGLAGLKPAFANPKSTYPETQGMGSVTAGNASQMSDGAAALVLMAKEVADAKGIKPMARMVGYRVVGFDPDYMGIGPALAIPELMKSVNKLRKAKGEKELTLNDIGVFEINEAFASQAIYCCRELGIENDPRVNPNGGAIALGHPLGCTGAKLSTQIIYHMIDNNLKYGIVSMCIGGGMGAAGLLENLQYKG; this is encoded by the coding sequence ATGAGAGAAGTCGTTATCGTTTCCGCTTGCCGCACCGCCGTGGGCAAGGCCAAACGCGGAAATCTAGTTCATACGCGGCCTGACGACATGGCCGGCGTGGTTCTCGCCGAGGCGATCAAACGCGCCGGTATCGATCCGAAGGAAGTCCAGGATGTCATCTTCGGTTGCGCGATGCCCGAAGGCGAGCAAGGCATGAACCTTGCCCGCCAGGCCGTCCACTGCGCCGACCTGCCGGATGAAATGCCGGCCTTCACCATTAACCGCTATTGCTGCTCCGGCATCCAGTCGATGTGGATTCTCCACAACGACATCGCCAGCGGCATGATTGACATCGGCGTCGCCGGCGGCGCCGAAACCATGTCGATGATCCCCATGGGCGGCAACAAGATCGTGCCGAACCTGAAACTCGCCGAAAAGTATCACAAGGCTTACGTCGGCATGGGCCAAACGGCCGAGAACGTCGCGAAAAAGTACAATGTCAGCCGCGAGGACCAGGACAAATTCGGGCTCGAGTCGAATTTGAAGGCCGCCAAGGCCGTCGCCGAAGGACGCTTCAAGGCGCAAATCGTGCCCTTGAAAACCAAGATCTACAACGGCAAAGGCGGCGTGAAGGAATTCACCTTCGAAGTCGATGAAGGCCCCCGCGGTGACTCGACCTACGAAGGCCTGGCGGGCCTGAAACCGGCCTTCGCCAATCCGAAATCCACCTACCCCGAAACCCAGGGCATGGGTTCGGTCACGGCCGGCAACGCCTCGCAGATGAGCGACGGCGCCGCCGCCCTGGTCTTGATGGCCAAGGAAGTCGCCGACGCCAAGGGCATCAAGCCGATGGCGCGGATGGTGGGCTACCGGGTCGTCGGTTTCGATCCGGATTACATGGGCATCGGTCCGGCGTTGGCGATTCCGGAATTGATGAAATCGGTCAACAAGCTGCGCAAGGCCAAGGGCGAAAAAGAACTCACCCTCAATGATATCGGCGTGTTCGAGATCAACGAGGCGTTCGCTTCGCAGGCCATCTATTGCTGCCGCGAGCTGGGCATCGAAAACGACCCGCGCGTCAACCCGAATGGCGGCGCGATCGCGTTGGGCCACCCGCTCGGCTGCACCGGCGCGAAGCTCTCCACGCAGATCATCTATCACATGATCGACAACAACCTGAAGTACGGCATCGTTTCGATGTGCATCGGCGGCGGCATGGGCGCGGCCGGTTTGCTCGAGAACCTGCAGTACAAAGGCTAA
- a CDS encoding 3-hydroxyacyl-CoA dehydrogenase, which translates to MSRQIRKAAVLGSGVMGSAIAAHLAGCGIPVVMLDIVPFPNMLTDKEKEKVATDKNVRNKLASESLKAALKAKPPAFYTPKAADFIEIGNFDDDFAKIGDCDWIIEVVVERMDIKKQILAKVDKFRKADSIVTSNTSGLSVDEMTADCSDSLKEHFMGTHFFNPVRFMKLLEIIPHPKSKPELLKFMDEFCTDTLGKGVIWAKDTPNFVANRIGVHGMMATMKAMAEMGLRIDEVDTIVGPPLGRPKTAAFKTADLVGLDTLKHVSETCFNGCPNDEQRDVFDPPAFLKGLVEKKWLGGKTKGGFYKKDGKKRLVLDYNKMEYIEATKPEFESIKAAKGEKGLAARMKKIVNSDDKAGQFAWKVASQGLIYAANRIPEISDTILEVDRGMKWGFNWQLGPFETWDAIGLRESVDRMKKEGQPVPANILKMLELGNETFYKKDGKKLYQYDLVGHKYLEVAKDPKIIVLSEDAIGKVAENDGATIWDIGDGVLCLEFHTKMNAIDQDIIDMQHKMVDLLEEGKFEAAVVANHADNFSVGANIFMILMAMNQGQSEVVEKLAYELQRANMRMKYCKRPVVTAPAGMALGGGCEITLHGQKVVAAAETYIGLVEVGVGVIPAGGGTKEMVLRTIEGKGAANTAILPFAQKAFENVAMAKVAVGMKDAVDNMILRATDIMVPNRDLLIYKAKQVALGMRKAGFDPGLPRVDIPVGGESTKAAFIVGAKGMRDSGWISDYDVFIATKLAHILAGGNRWEGQTISEWELLDLEREAFMSLLGEPKTRERIAFMLQNNKPLRN; encoded by the coding sequence ATGAGCAGACAGATCAGGAAAGCTGCGGTGTTGGGCTCCGGCGTGATGGGCAGCGCCATTGCGGCTCATCTGGCCGGGTGCGGCATCCCTGTGGTGATGCTGGACATCGTGCCCTTCCCCAATATGCTGACGGACAAAGAGAAGGAAAAGGTCGCCACCGACAAGAACGTCCGCAACAAGCTGGCTTCCGAAAGCCTCAAAGCCGCGTTGAAGGCGAAACCGCCCGCCTTTTACACGCCGAAGGCGGCCGATTTCATCGAAATCGGCAACTTTGACGACGACTTTGCGAAAATCGGCGACTGCGACTGGATCATCGAAGTCGTGGTCGAGCGGATGGACATCAAGAAGCAGATCCTCGCCAAGGTGGACAAGTTCCGCAAGGCCGATTCGATCGTCACGTCCAACACCTCCGGCCTTTCGGTCGATGAGATGACGGCGGATTGCTCGGATTCCCTCAAGGAACATTTCATGGGCACCCACTTCTTCAATCCGGTGCGCTTCATGAAACTCCTCGAAATCATCCCGCATCCGAAGAGCAAGCCGGAACTGCTCAAGTTCATGGACGAGTTCTGCACCGACACGTTGGGCAAGGGCGTCATCTGGGCGAAAGACACGCCCAACTTCGTCGCCAACCGCATCGGCGTGCACGGCATGATGGCCACCATGAAGGCCATGGCCGAAATGGGCCTGCGGATCGACGAAGTCGACACCATCGTCGGCCCGCCGCTCGGTCGCCCGAAGACCGCCGCGTTCAAGACGGCGGACCTGGTCGGTTTGGACACCTTGAAGCACGTTTCCGAAACCTGCTTCAACGGTTGCCCGAATGACGAACAGCGCGACGTGTTCGATCCGCCCGCCTTCCTGAAGGGTCTGGTCGAGAAGAAATGGCTCGGCGGCAAGACCAAGGGCGGCTTCTACAAGAAAGACGGCAAGAAGCGCCTCGTGCTCGATTACAACAAGATGGAATACATCGAGGCCACCAAGCCCGAATTCGAATCGATCAAAGCGGCCAAAGGTGAAAAAGGCCTCGCCGCCCGCATGAAAAAAATCGTCAATTCCGACGACAAAGCCGGCCAGTTCGCGTGGAAGGTCGCCAGCCAGGGCCTGATCTACGCCGCCAACCGGATTCCCGAAATCTCCGACACGATCCTCGAAGTCGACCGCGGCATGAAATGGGGCTTCAACTGGCAGCTCGGCCCGTTCGAAACGTGGGATGCGATCGGCCTGCGCGAAAGCGTCGACCGGATGAAGAAGGAAGGCCAGCCGGTGCCGGCCAACATCCTGAAGATGCTCGAGCTGGGCAACGAAACCTTCTACAAGAAGGACGGCAAGAAGCTGTACCAGTACGACCTGGTCGGCCACAAATACCTCGAAGTCGCCAAGGACCCGAAGATCATCGTGTTGTCCGAGGACGCGATCGGCAAGGTCGCCGAGAACGACGGCGCGACGATCTGGGACATCGGCGACGGCGTGCTGTGCCTCGAGTTCCACACCAAGATGAACGCGATCGACCAGGACATCATCGACATGCAGCACAAGATGGTCGATCTGCTCGAGGAAGGCAAATTCGAAGCGGCCGTGGTCGCCAACCACGCCGATAACTTCTCGGTCGGCGCCAACATCTTCATGATTCTCATGGCGATGAACCAGGGCCAATCCGAAGTCGTCGAAAAGCTGGCTTACGAACTGCAGCGCGCCAACATGCGCATGAAGTACTGCAAGCGCCCGGTCGTCACCGCTCCGGCGGGCATGGCCCTGGGCGGCGGTTGCGAAATCACCCTGCACGGCCAGAAGGTCGTGGCGGCGGCCGAGACCTACATCGGTCTGGTCGAAGTCGGCGTTGGCGTGATTCCGGCCGGCGGCGGCACGAAGGAAATGGTTTTGCGGACGATCGAAGGCAAGGGCGCGGCCAACACCGCCATCCTGCCGTTCGCGCAAAAAGCGTTCGAGAACGTCGCGATGGCCAAGGTGGCGGTCGGCATGAAGGACGCCGTGGACAACATGATCCTGCGCGCGACCGACATCATGGTGCCGAACCGCGACCTGCTCATCTACAAAGCCAAGCAGGTGGCGTTGGGCATGCGGAAAGCGGGCTTCGATCCGGGCTTGCCGCGCGTCGACATCCCCGTCGGCGGCGAAAGCACGAAAGCGGCCTTCATCGTCGGCGCCAAGGGTATGCGGGATTCCGGTTGGATCAGCGACTACGACGTTTTCATCGCGACGAAACTGGCCCACATCCTCGCCGGCGGCAACCGCTGGGAAGGCCAGACGATCAGCGAATGGGAACTGTTGGACCTCGAGCGCGAAGCCTTCATGAGCCTCCTGGGTGAGCCCAAGACCCGCGAGCGCATCGCGTTCATGCTCCAAAACAACAAACCCTTGCGTAACTAG